The Ranitomeya variabilis isolate aRanVar5 chromosome 7, aRanVar5.hap1, whole genome shotgun sequence genome includes a window with the following:
- the COPS3 gene encoding COP9 signalosome complex subunit 3 translates to MASALEQFVNSVRQLSSQGQMTQLCELINKSGELLAKNLSHLDTVLGALDVQEHSLGVLAVLFVKFSMPSIPDFETLFSQVQLFISTCNGEHIRYATDTFAGLCHQLTNALVERKQPLRGICVLRQAIDKMQMNTNQLTSIHADLCQLCLLAKCFKPALAYLDVDMMDICKENGAYDARPFLCYYYYGGMIYTGLKNLERALYFYEQAITTPAMAVSHIMLESYKKYILVSLILLGKVQQLPKYTSQIVGRFIKPLSNAYHELAQVYATNNPSELRNLVNKHGETFTRDNNMGLVKQCLSSLYKKNIQRLTKTFLTLSLQDMASRVQLSGAQEAEKYVLYMIEDGEIFASINQKDGMVCFHDNPEKYNNPAMLHNIDQEMLRCIDLDDRLKAMDQEITVNPQFVQKSMGSQDDDSGNKPSSYS, encoded by the exons ATGGCGTCCGCTCTGGAGCAGTTCGTTAACAGCGTCAGGCAGCTGTCCTCTCAAG GACAAATGACTCAGCTGTGTGAGCTCATCAATAAGAGCGGCGAGCTGCTGGCGAAGAATCTCTCCCACCTAGACACAGTGCTGGGGGCCCTCGATGTCCAGGAGCATTCTTTGGGGGTCCTTGCTGTTCT GTTCGTGAAGTTTTCCATGCCCAGTATTCCTGATTTTGAGACCTTGTTTTCCCAAGTCCAGCTCTTCATCAGCACCTGTAATGGGGAGCACATTAGATACGCCACAGACACAT TCGCTGGTCTTTGCCATCAGTTAACAAATGCACTTGTGGAGAGAAAGCAG CCTTTACGAGGGATCTGCGTTCTCAGACAAGCCATAGACAAGATGCAAATGAATACAAATCAGCTGACCTCAATTCACGCAGATCTCTGCCAG CTCTGCTTATTAGCGAAATGTTTTAAGCCGGCGCTGGCTTACTTAGACGTAGACATGATGGACATATGTAAAGAGAACGGCGCGTACGACGCCAGACCCTTCCTGTGCTACTATTACTACGGGGGGATGATCTACACTGGCCTGAAGAACTTAGAGAGGGCACTTTACTTCTATGAGCAG GCGATCACGACGCCGGCCATGGCCGTCAGTCACATCATGTTGGAATCCTATAAGAAGTATATCCTAGTTTCCTTGATTCTCCTAGGAAAAGTCCAACAGCTGCCTAAATATACCTCACAGATCGTCGGGAGATTTATCAAG cctCTTAGCAATGCGTACCACGAGCTGGCCCAGGTCTACGCAACCAACAACCCGTCCGAGCTGAGGAACCTGGTGAACAAACATGGCGAGACCTTTACCAGGGACAATAACATGGGGCTGGTGAAACAATGTCTGTCCTCTCTGTACAAAAAGAATATACAGAGGCTTACCAAA ACCTTCCTTACACTTTCATTACAAGACATGGCCAGCCGAGTTCAATTATCCGGTGCTCAAGAGGCTGAAAAATATGTTCTGTACATG ATAGAAGATGGGGAAATTTTTGCAAGTATTAATCAGAAGGACGGCATGGTGTGTTTTCACGATAATCCCGAGAAATACAACAATCCTGCTATGCTTCACAATATTGATCAGGAG ATGCTGCGCTGTATAGACCTTGACGATCGATTAAAAGCAATGGATCAAGAAATCACAGTGAACCCACAGTTTGTTCAGAAG AGCATGGGCTCTCAGGACGACGACTCAGGGAACAAGCCATCGAGCTATTCTTGA